One part of the Alistipes onderdonkii genome encodes these proteins:
- the tet(Q) gene encoding tetracycline resistance ribosomal protection protein Tet(Q), which translates to MNIINLGILAHIDAGKTSVTENLLFASGATEKCGRVDNGDTITDSMDIEKRRGITVRASTTSIIWNGVKCNIIDTPGHMDFIAEVERTFKMLDGAVLILSAKEGIQAQTKLLFSTLQKLQIPTIIFINKIDRAGVNLERLYMDIKTNLSQDVLFMQTVVDGSVYPVCSQTYIKEEYKEFVCNHDDDILERYLADSEISPADYWNTIIALVAKAKVYPVLHGSAMFNIGINELLDAISSFILPPASVSNRLSAYLYKIEHDPKGHKRSFLKIIDGSLRLRDVVRINDSEKFIKIKNLKTIYQGREINVDEVGANDIAIVEDIEDFRIGDYLGAKPCLIQGLSHQHPALKSSVRPNKPEERSKVISALNTLWIEDPSLSFSINSYSDELEISLYGLTQKEIIQTLLEERFSVKVHFDEIKTIYKERPIKKVNKIIQIEVPPNPYWATIGLTLEPLPLGAGLQIESDISYGYLNHSFQNAVFEGIRMSCQSGLHGWEVTDLKVTFTQAEYYSPVSTPADFRQLTPYVFRLALQQSGVDILEPMLCFELQIPQVASSKAITDLQKLMSEIEDISCNNEWCHIKGKVPLNTSKDYASEVSSYTKGLGIFMVKPCGYQITKDGYSDNIRMNEKDKLLFMFQKSMSLK; encoded by the coding sequence ATGAATATTATAAATTTAGGAATTCTTGCTCACATTGATGCAGGAAAAACTTCCGTAACCGAGAATCTGCTGTTTGCCAGTGGAGCAACGGAAAAGTGCGGCCGTGTGGATAATGGTGACACCATAACGGACTCTATGGATATAGAGAAACGTAGAGGAATTACTGTCCGGGCTTCTACGACATCTATTATCTGGAATGGAGTGAAATGCAATATCATTGACACTCCGGGACACATGGATTTTATTGCGGAAGTGGAGCGGACATTCAAAATGCTTGATGGAGCAGTCCTCATCTTATCCGCAAAGGAAGGCATACAAGCGCAGACAAAGTTGCTGTTCAGTACTTTACAAAAGCTGCAAATCCCGACAATTATATTTATCAATAAGATTGACCGTGCCGGTGTGAATTTGGAGCGTTTGTATATGGATATAAAAACAAATCTGTCGCAAGATGTCCTGTTTATGCAAACTGTTGTCGATGGATCGGTTTATCCGGTTTGCTCCCAAACATATATAAAGGAAGAATACAAAGAATTTGTATGCAACCATGACGACGATATATTAGAACGATATTTGGCGGATAGCGAAATTTCACCGGCTGATTATTGGAATACGATAATCGCTCTTGTGGCAAAAGCCAAAGTCTATCCGGTGCTACATGGATCAGCAATGTTCAATATCGGTATCAATGAGTTGTTGGACGCCATTTCTTCTTTTATACTTCCTCCGGCATCAGTCTCAAACAGACTTTCAGCTTATCTCTATAAGATAGAGCATGACCCCAAAGGGCATAAAAGAAGTTTTCTTAAAATAATTGACGGAAGTCTGAGACTTCGAGACGTTGTAAGAATCAACGATTCGGAAAAATTCATCAAGATTAAAAATCTAAAGACTATTTATCAGGGCAGAGAGATAAATGTTGATGAAGTGGGTGCCAATGATATCGCGATTGTAGAAGATATAGAAGATTTTCGAATCGGAGATTATTTAGGTGCTAAACCTTGTTTGATTCAAGGATTATCTCATCAGCATCCCGCTCTCAAATCCTCCGTCCGGCCAAATAAGCCCGAAGAGAGAAGCAAGGTGATATCCGCTCTGAATACATTGTGGATTGAAGACCCGTCTTTGTCCTTTTCCATAAACTCATATAGTGATGAATTGGAAATCTCGTTATATGGTTTGACCCAAAAGGAAATCATACAGACATTGCTGGAAGAACGATTTTCCGTAAAGGTCCATTTTGATGAGATCAAGACTATCTACAAAGAACGACCTATAAAAAAGGTCAATAAGATTATTCAGATCGAAGTACCACCCAACCCTTACTGGGCCACAATAGGGCTGACTCTTGAACCCTTACCGTTAGGGGCAGGGTTGCAAATCGAAAGTGACATCTCCTATGGTTATCTGAACCATTCTTTTCAAAATGCCGTTTTTGAAGGGATTCGTATGTCTTGCCAATCTGGTTTACATGGATGGGAAGTGACAGATCTGAAAGTAACTTTTACTCAAGCCGAGTATTATAGCCCGGTAAGTACACCTGCTGATTTCAGACAGCTGACCCCTTATGTCTTCAGGCTGGCTTTGCAACAGTCAGGTGTGGACATTCTCGAACCGATGCTCTGTTTTGAGTTGCAGATACCCCAAGTAGCGAGTTCCAAAGCTATTACAGATTTGCAAAAACTGATGTCTGAGATTGAAGACATCAGTTGTAATAATGAGTGGTGTCATATTAAAGGGAAAGTTCCATTAAATACAAGTAAAGACTATGCCTCAGAAGTAAGTTCGTACACTAAGGGCTTAGGCATTTTTATGGTTAAGCCATGTGGGTATCAAATAACAAAAGACGGTTATTCTGATAATATCCGCATGAACGAAAAAGATAAACTTTTATTCATGTTCCAAAAATCAATGTCATTAAAATAA